The Accipiter gentilis chromosome 7, bAccGen1.1, whole genome shotgun sequence genome includes a region encoding these proteins:
- the CAPNS2 gene encoding calpain small subunit 2 — protein sequence MFLAKALLSGGSGSGRGGSLARGLGGLLTGGGHGGNLGGFVGGLVNLISEAAAQYNPEPPPPPHHHFTNVEAYESEEIRQFRRLFVQLAGDDMEVCATELRDILNKVVSRHQDLKTDGFSLDTCRSMVAVMDSDTNGKLGFEEFKYLWNNIKKWQCVYKQYDTYQSGTVGRAQLPDALKAAGFHLNDQLCQIIVRRYADEDGSMDFNNFISCLVRLDSMFRAFKSLDRAGSGQIKMTIEDWLQLTMYS from the coding sequence ATGTTCCTCGCTAAAGCTTTGCTGAGTGGAGGAAGTGGTAGTGGTCGTGGAGGGAGCCTTGCACGTGGCCTTGGAGGTCTCCTAACAGGAGGTGGACACGGAGGGAATCTTGGAGGATTTGTTGGAGGTCTTGTCAATCTTATAAGTGAAGCAGCAGCTCAGTATAATCCAGAGCCACCTCCACCTCCTCACCATCATTTTACAAATGTGGAAGCTTATGAGAGTGAGGAGATCAGGCAGTTTCGTCGCCTTTTTGTCCAGCTGGCTGGAGATGATATGGAAGTGTGTGCCACTGAGCTAAGGGACATCCTGAACAAAGTTGTTTCCAGACATCAAGACTTGAAGACAGATGGCTTCAGCTTAGACACATGCCGTAGCATGGTAGCTGTCATGGACAGTGATACAAATGGCAAACTGGGCTTTGAAGAGTTTAAGTATCTGTGGAACAACATCAAGAAATGGCAGTGTGTATACAAGCAGTATGATACTTATCAGTCAGGCACTGTTGGGAGAGCTCAGCTGCCAGATGCCTTGAAGGCTGCAGGGTTCCACCTGAACGATCAACTCTGCCAGATAATCGTGCGCAGATATGCTGATGAGGACGGTAGCATGGATTTCAACAACTTCATTAGCTGCTTGGTACGACTGGACAGCATGTTCCGGGCCTTCAAGTCCCTGGACCGAGCTGGAAGCGGACAGATCAAAATGACCATTGAAGACTGGCTGCAGCTGACCATGTATTCGTGA